GCCGCCTCTTCGATAGCCGCGCGAAGCTGCTGGATCTGATCCTCGGTAAATCCTTCCGTACTTACCACCGTCTCCTGCTCTACATTAGTAACTGTGTCGCCCTTGGCGTCCATACGCATGGTAAAGGTCATGCCGCTTTGCTCCATGGTGCACACCAGAGCGTCTTCCACTTCCTCTTCGCCGCCGCATGCGGAAAGTCCCAGCACAACACATACAGCCAACATCAAGCTCAGAATCTTTTTCTTCATTTCTTAAGCCCTCCCTCTTAAATTTTGATAGTCTCATTATACTCCCGTGGAAGCGGCTTGTCCATGAAAAGTGTGTTAAACTCCGGGATTTTCTGATATAATAGCTCTATCCTGTTATTTAAGAGAGGTTACAAAATATGTGGGCTTACAACAGTATCTTTTATCAGATCTATCCCCTCGGGTTCTGCGGCGCGCCGACTCACAACGACGGACAGTGCCTTCCCCGGATCCGGTGTCTTGCGTCCTGGGCAGACTACCTTCGGGACCTTGGCGTCGACGCCGTTCTCCTGAACCCGGTTTTCGAATCCGACAATCACGGGTATGACACCCGGGACTTCCGCAAGATCGACTGCCGTCTGGGCTCCAATGACGATTTCGCCGACGTTTGCAAGACTCTCCATGAGCACGGTGTCAAGATCGTGCTGGACGGCGTTTTCAATCATGTAGGAAGAGGTTTCTGGGCCTTCCGGGATGTGCAGGAGAAGAAATGGGATTCCCCTTATAAGGACTGGTTCTGCATTAATTTCGACGGGAACAGCGGCTACAACGACGGCTTCTGGTACGAAGGCTGGGAGGGCCACTATGAACTGGTGAAGCTGAATCTTCGCAACCCGGCAGTGGTGGACTACCTGCTTGACTGTGTCCGGTTCTGGGTGGAAACTTTTGATACCGACGGCCTGCGGCTGGATGTGGCTTACAGCCTGGACCGGGATTTCATGAAACGGCTGCGCGCATTTACCGG
This window of the Massilistercora timonensis genome carries:
- a CDS encoding DUF1307 domain-containing protein, translating into MKKKILSLMLAVCVVLGLSACGGEEEVEDALVCTMEQSGMTFTMRMDAKGDTVTNVEQETVVSTEGFTEDQIQQLRAAIEEAAAAYEAIEGTEYTTEEGDGEIREVITIPVADEEVLKAVIEQGLLPVDGDDVSEISLEQTRESLEASGWTVEE